In the bacterium genome, CATACCACGCTGCTCTATCTGGTGATCGGCCTGCTCTATTTCATGCTGACCACGACGACGCCGGGGATCACCAACACTCCGGGCCTGCAGGACTCGATCTGGGAAGAGCTGAACAAACTCCTGAAGCGGAACCTGAGCAAGCAGTCGCTGGCGAAGATCGGCTGGATCGCGACGTATTACGCGGCCTACAGCGTCGAGATCTGGCTGCTCGGCGTCTACGCATTCGACGAATGGTAGGCCTCGAGCTGGGCCGCGGAGCTGGCACCATGCCTGTCTCGGAGGGCAACAATGCCTCTTCCCTGGGGCGCCTACCGCGGTCGCACGCGCGACGAGCAGAAGACGATGGCCGACGTCCTGAAGCTCGAGGTTGCACCGGTCCGCAGCTTTCCACCGGGCACTGGAGTCCTTTGACCCAGTGGCCCTTCTACTTTGCATTCCGCCTTCTCGGCCCGCGGCTCTCGAGCGTCAGGCTCGTCACGATCGCGCTCTTTGCGCTCTTTCTTCTTGGCTACGCCTGCGCCACCGCCAGAAAATACTCGCCGGGCCTCTTCTTTCTCGGCATGGTGCTCCTCGGCCTGCAGAGCCACCTTTTCTTTTATTCGCGGATCGCGCTCTTCGCCATGCCCGTCGTCATTTGCGTCTACTGGCTGCTCTTTCTTTTGCGGCGCCTGGAGACCGCCGCTCCCAATCGCGCGCTGGGCCTGATCTTCATCTTCGCGGTGGTGTCGACTTTCGGCGTCAAAGCCGCCGCCCCGATTTATATCACACCGATCATATTTGGTTTTTCGTCGCGCACCGGATCGGCCAGGGAAGCCCGAAATCGACCGAGGTATGGCTCGGCATGGGTTTTCTTGTCATCCTGGGTTTGCTGGCGTTCTTCACCCGTGGCATTTGGCAGGAAAAGCTCGTCTATTCCGAGGTGCTGGCCAACAGCTTGCTGAACCCGCTCCTCAACGGAGCAGCGTTGTGGGTGGCGGGGGGGGATCCTCTGCGCTCTTCATATCTTCCTGACCGAGCCGCGGCGGTTCCTCGAAAGCCCCTACCGCGCCGCCCTCGTCGCGTTGATCATCGTCGGGCCGGCGTTACATGGCCTTTCCTCTACGCTCCGCTGCGCTACTACATCCCGTTCCTGCCGGCCTACCTTCTCCTGATTCTCGAGTGGCTCGACCTCCGCAGGTGGCGCCGGTCGATGCCGCGCCACCTGTCGTGGGCCGCGCGCCTGGGCTGTCCTCTCATCCTGATCTGGGGGATCTTCTCTCTGGCCCAAGGATTCAATCTCCAGGTACTGCAGAAGCATGGGATCATCGTGGGGAACGGACCGGGCCTTTCCGATTCTTTCATGGTCCACTGTGCCGCGCCGTTCGCTGCTGTTGTGGGCTTGGGGCTGTGGCTATTCCGGGGCGCGCTCTTCCCAGGCAAGCGCGTCGGCGCTTGCCGCGCCGTCGTGTTGCTTTTCTCCGCGATGCTCGACGTCTACGAGGTCGGCCGCTTCCTCGCCGCTCCGTCATACCGCTCGCGGGAGATCTCGGCGGAGCTGCGCCGGATCGTTCCGCGCCAGGCGGGCGTGGCAGGAGAGTGGGCGCCGTTCTTCGCTCTCGGCACGGATCTCAGGGTGCTCTACATGAACACTTGGATCAACGACCCGTCGCGACTCGCGAAGCTCAGACCGGATTATTTCCTCGACTGCGACACGGAGCTCATCGAACGCTTCGAGGGGGTCGAGCTCAAGCCGCCGGTCTTTGCCTCGAGCTACGCCGGGCGGAAGGTCAGGCTCCATCCCCTCGAGTACGAAGAAAAACGTCGGCCAGAGGGCGGCCTGGACGAAGCTTCCGAGAGCCGGAGCCGCCCGTCCTCGTCGCGAGCGCCGGCGGACGCGGTCTCGAGCTCCGCTCCTTGAGACACGGGGAGCAACACCGAGTCCCGGGGCAGGGGCCCCAAGGGGCCTCCTCGCGCTCGCGCTGCTCAAGCTCAACCGGCTTTTGGCCCCAGGTCGCCTTCGTCGTGAGGCGTTGGGTGTCCCCGTAGGAAATCGAAGACTCTGGACAAATAGAATCGCATTCTGCTGTGATAATACCCCCGGTTGGCATGAGGGAACGGCACCTCCGGCACCTCGACACCCAAGAACTCACACAGGTCCGCCCAGCCGCCGCGGCTAGCCCAATCCACGACCAGAAGAGACCGTGGCCGATCCTGGAAATATTCCACCACTTGCTCGTTGTGCTCGACATAGCGCGCCAGTAGTTGCTCCTCGGTGACGTCGGGGAAGGGCAAGCCATAGAGCGTGCGGCGGATCTCATTGAGCTCTTCGGACCCTCTGCCTTCGATCCTCAGCATATTGCTATAACTTCGTAGCCATCGCTGCGGCTCTCTCACGGTCAAGATGAACCTGCTTCCCGGGAACGCCTCGTCCATTTCCCTATACAGAATGATCCAAGGCCAGTCCTCGAAGCTCTCTTTTTCTTCGGCTACTTCAACCACCCGGCTCAGGTCACCTCGGGCAATGTCTTTGACCAGATCGAGCCGCTGGCTTTGGTGACGGAAGCCCAGTTCTCTGAAACACTTGCACAGTGTCGTGGTGCCGGTTTTCGCCCACCCGATGCCGAAAACCTTACTTTTCATAGCCATACGGAGTCGGTTGTGGTGCTCGCCACACCAGAAAGAAGGCCGTCATTCCCCACCAATGCGGCCCCAGGACGAGAAGCCGCCTTCGAGCTCCCACGCTCATCGACCACGCCTCACGTCGCGGATCGGGATTCGGCAAGACGGTTTCCCCATGTCGTTCGATCTTCCGCCGTGGTCCGTGCGGACCGCGCCCCTCGCCTCCGTTCCGTCCGTCCGTTCCCTCCTGGCGGCCGTGTTGGTCTGCAGGGCGGCCGTCCTCGAGTCCCCCATGCTGATGGGAAAGGCCATCGGGATAGTGTAATGTGTTGTCCGTCAACCAGATCAGGGCGGTCTGCCTGCTCATTGTACGCCCTGCCTGCGCATTGTACGCGATTCGCTGTCGATCCATAGAAGAGGTGGTGAGTGTCCAAGCAGCGCATCTCGGTCATCATCCCGACGTTCAATCGCCCATCGGCCCTCGAGCACTGCCTCCGGTCCCTGGCCGTATCGGACTACCCTCATGACCGGTTCGAGATCATCGTCGTCGACGACGGGAGTGATCCCCCGGCCGCCGCGAGTGTGCCTGGCCGACTGACCGTGCGCCTCCTGCACGAAGCCAACGCGGGCCCGAGTGCTGCCCGCAATGCCGGGGCCAACCTGGCGAGTGGCGATCTCCTGGCATTCACCGACGACGACTGCGAGATCGATCCGGGTTGGCTGTCCGCGCTGGCCACGGAGGCGGTATCCGCTCCCGGATGCCTGCTGGGAGGACGCACGCTCAACGGCCTCCCTGCCAATCCGTACGCCGAAGCGAGCAGCGCGATCATCGACATCGTCTACCGGCACTACAACGCCGACCCCGAGAACGCACTCTTCTTCGCCTCCAACAACATGGCGATCCCCGCCGACGGATACGACGCCATCGGTGGATTCGCCGAGTCCTTTCGAGTCTCCGAGGACCGGGAGATCTGCGATTGGTGGCGGGCGTCTGGTCGGCGCTTGCGCTATGCACCAGACGCCGTTGTCCACCACAAGCATGCCATGGACCTTTCCGGATACCTCGCCCTCTACTTCAGCTATGGGCGCGGCGCCTGTCGGTACCACAAGGAGCGAAGGCGCCGAGGGTCGGGTACGCCCTGGTCAGAGGTGACCCCCCATCGCGACATCGGGAATTGGCTGCTCAGGCCACTGTCGCAGCAGCACGGTCTCGCCCGGGTCCGACTGCTCTCGCTTCTGGGGTGTTGGCAGATCGCCAACGCCCTCGGGTACGCATGGGAGGGACTGGCAGGCCAGGACCAACGGAGCAACCGCCGAGCCGGCGCGTGATCCGAGGTCAGGCGACCCGGAGTCCGTGTCGCTGTGTCATTCAGCATTGATTATAAAAGGAGAATGGTGATGAGCATTTCGCAATCTAATGATGTAGAAAGGACTTTGCAAAAACCGGACATTCATCAACAATGGGAGAGTTCCTATCGAACTGCAGAAAATGAGACCTTTTTTGAAGAGGCTTTCGACTATATAAC is a window encoding:
- a CDS encoding glycosyltransferase, which produces MSKQRISVIIPTFNRPSALEHCLRSLAVSDYPHDRFEIIVVDDGSDPPAAASVPGRLTVRLLHEANAGPSAARNAGANLASGDLLAFTDDDCEIDPGWLSALATEAVSAPGCLLGGRTLNGLPANPYAEASSAIIDIVYRHYNADPENALFFASNNMAIPADGYDAIGGFAESFRVSEDREICDWWRASGRRLRYAPDAVVHHKHAMDLSGYLALYFSYGRGACRYHKERRRRGSGTPWSEVTPHRDIGNWLLRPLSQQHGLARVRLLSLLGCWQIANALGYAWEGLAGQDQRSNRRAGA